The stretch of DNA AGGACATTCATAAGCCCGCGTTTGAATATCGGCTCCTCCAGCCCCTTCCGGATATAATCTTCATTTACATCGAACAGGCTGCTGCTTTTTTTCAGCGTATAACCGACTATCCTGCCGGCGAACCTGCATTTCCAGCAGAGTGACTGATCTTTTCCGAGATAGTGATCGATTGCATTCGACAGCCGGTTTCCACATTTGTCGTCGGTTACAACAAACCTGAGAAAGGCACGCGAGACCGGATTTCCAATCCATCGCTCGACTGTCGTTATGGCCAGAGTAATGTCGTCAGGCATCGGTAAACCCCTTTGAATTCCTCGGGCGTGTAATTTTGGATACGTTTTTACTCCACCAATGATTTGCCTGTTACAGGATGTCCGGAGATCGTGTATGATATTATTTGAAAGATTACGCCAATTGTTTGGATGCTCAATCATCCTAAATTAATATTTCGCTGGTCCGGACTCACCCTGCCTGAGTTATCGATACAACGGCAAATTTCAAAAAAAATGAAAAAAAAGAGATTCAGGGGCTCAAAGGTGATTCATCCGTATCGAGGAAGTATAACGCATTCTCCCCGTATTGAACAGGTGCATAATGTGAACCCACATGCGGGAGACCCTGGAACCGTACGAGCCAGGACCCGTTGATCTGCCCTGCCATCTGGACGGATACCGGATCAGGCGTAAGATCGTCGGCAGTTCCGACTACGAGCATTACATCCTTCTCAATAGACGAAAGGCCGTACCATGATCCGTTCCAGGCGAGGTTTGCCTCAGCTTCCCTGCGAATCCCTTCCGGCATTGAACTGTTGGACGCAGATTCCTCGATCTCCCCGAGCAGTTTTTTAGTCTCAGGTATTTTGACGCTGTAGGTATTCGAGTCCAGGACCAGCTTTTTCACGGAGTCCGGGTGGTCGATTGCCAGCTGCTGGGATACGGATGATCCCATCGAGACTCCGTATACATTCATGCTGTCGTAGCCCAGTGCCTGCATAAAGAGTGCCGCATCGTCTGCATAAAGCGGAATCGTAGTTGTTGCGTTTGCTTCACTGCTGTAACCCATACCGCGGTGGTCGTAGGTGAAGACATGATATTCAGTCGCAAGAATTCCTATGAAGGTCTCGTTCCAGTTATCGATAGTCGCACCGAATCCCTGTATCATAAGCAGAGGTTCGCCGGATCCGAATTCACGGTATCCCAGCGTAACGCCGTTGACCTGCACGTACTCGACCGCGGTATCATTAAACGAAACCGCGGGATACTCCTGTTGTGACGAGTTGAAATCCTCAGTAATAGGTATGCCCGTATCAGCCGTACATCCTGCCGTTATAAAAACGGAGATAATCAAAGCGGTTAAAATAATGAATGTTTTCAGACCGTTCATAAGAATCACCCTCCCGGGTTTATTGATCCAAACCGGATTTTCACCGTTGGATAAATCCAAATATATAATTTTTGAAAAGCATATAAATTTCCTGTATGAGGTCCGGCAGGGACGCTTAAATTTCTCTTGTTTGCAAATATTACAATCTTCAACCCGGAAATCCTACCCCGGGTGGGCATCACGGAAGTTCAATATCAAAAAGACTCCATAAAATCAGATATGGATGTAAATTTCTGTGTACTCTATAAGGGAGACGGGTTCCCGCCGGCTAACAGGTACTGCCGTGAATGCCCTGAGGCGGAGAAGGCATGCGACAGGCTATGGGCACTTGTAGTAGAACTTTCCAAATCAAATAACGGCGGTGCGGTAAAACTTCCGGAAACACGG from Methanolacinia petrolearia DSM 11571 encodes:
- a CDS encoding alpha/beta fold hydrolase, with the protein product MNGLKTFIILTALIISVFITAGCTADTGIPITEDFNSSQQEYPAVSFNDTAVEYVQVNGVTLGYREFGSGEPLLMIQGFGATIDNWNETFIGILATEYHVFTYDHRGMGYSSEANATTTIPLYADDAALFMQALGYDSMNVYGVSMGSSVSQQLAIDHPDSVKKLVLDSNTYSVKIPETKKLLGEIEESASNSSMPEGIRREAEANLAWNGSWYGLSSIEKDVMLVVGTADDLTPDPVSVQMAGQINGSWLVRFQGLPHVGSHYAPVQYGENALYFLDTDESPLSP